In Acinetobacter pittii, one genomic interval encodes:
- a CDS encoding class I SAM-dependent methyltransferase yields the protein MTQSLHPAAQKGFSSAAELYQQVRPNYPAEIVSWLQNCLQIQENSTVIDLGSGTGKFLPYLKQTHADVIAVEPIGEMLQQLQQVYPDIKTLQAFSNSIPVAGHIIDAIICAQSFHWFDNLNTLTEMYRVLKPQGHLGLVWNQRDERTDWVKALADFLLPLEGDTPRYHSEKWKRVFEQQDLFVFDSLQTFTQSQHGPVEQVVSKRLLSTSFIAAMTEKDQLQLKAQFEKIVYDFTGLGPQDQIDFPYVTYAYHFQKSTLAVK from the coding sequence ATGACACAATCCTTACATCCTGCCGCTCAAAAAGGCTTCAGTTCAGCTGCTGAACTATATCAGCAAGTTAGACCCAATTATCCCGCAGAAATAGTAAGTTGGCTGCAAAATTGCCTACAAATACAGGAAAACTCTACTGTTATTGATCTTGGATCGGGTACTGGCAAATTCTTACCCTACTTAAAACAAACACATGCAGATGTTATTGCAGTTGAGCCAATTGGCGAGATGTTACAGCAGCTCCAACAAGTTTATCCTGATATCAAAACATTACAGGCTTTTAGCAATTCAATTCCTGTAGCAGGCCATATAATTGATGCCATTATTTGTGCGCAATCTTTTCACTGGTTTGATAACCTTAATACCTTAACAGAAATGTATAGAGTCTTAAAACCGCAAGGACATTTAGGACTCGTTTGGAATCAACGCGACGAACGTACGGACTGGGTAAAAGCCTTAGCTGATTTTTTACTCCCACTTGAAGGAGACACGCCGCGTTACCATAGTGAAAAGTGGAAACGTGTGTTTGAACAACAAGATTTATTCGTATTTGATAGCCTACAAACATTTACACAGTCACAACATGGTCCTGTCGAACAAGTCGTAAGTAAACGTTTACTCTCTACGAGTTTTATTGCTGCAATGACTGAAAAAGATCAGTTACAACTCAAAGCACAGTTTGAAAAAATTGTTTATGATTTTACGGGATTAGGTCCTCAAGATCAGATTGATTTTCCATATGTTACGTATGCATATCACTTTCAGAAAAGTACGTTAGCCGTTAAATAA
- a CDS encoding Holliday junction resolvase-like protein: MSVWLAMLIGAGIGIIITTLILSNTRNGRIKAEYEQYIAELELEHQQALTQAQKRSVNTSRAVLKGKMAEQFAPVLPEFQYLPSDAKFMGDPVDYIIFDGYTDFRDGDGTAEDINIILLDVKSGGARLTKGQQAIAQAVQQGRVRFETLRIDFED; encoded by the coding sequence ATGTCTGTATGGCTTGCCATGCTTATTGGTGCTGGAATTGGCATCATTATCACTACTCTTATTTTATCAAACACTCGCAATGGACGAATTAAGGCTGAATATGAGCAATATATTGCTGAACTTGAACTAGAGCATCAACAAGCTCTCACACAAGCACAAAAGAGAAGTGTAAATACAAGCCGTGCAGTGTTAAAAGGAAAAATGGCAGAACAATTTGCCCCGGTTTTACCTGAATTTCAATATTTACCCAGTGATGCAAAATTCATGGGTGATCCAGTGGACTATATTATCTTTGATGGATACACCGATTTTCGAGATGGTGATGGGACAGCAGAAGACATTAATATTATTCTACTCGATGTAAAAAGCGGTGGGGCTAGGCTCACGAAGGGGCAACAGGCGATTGCACAAGCGGTCCAACAAGGTAGAGTTCGTTTTGAAACTTTGAGAATAGATTTTGAAGACTAA